A single region of the Azospirillum fermentarium genome encodes:
- a CDS encoding rhodanese-like domain-containing protein, translating to MKRVFMATMGAILGAGLLAAGPAAAVDEPAGYRMDGYRSPTPAGLSGATTVDTAAARTLIEGGQAIPINVMKLDRSTLPGGPWIMAKPFHQIPGSVWLPGVGVGDPGPEMTAWFARHLARLTGGDTGRGVLFYCLADCWMSWNAAKRALSLGYTRVYWYPLGSDGWMEAGLPTEEGRPLPFD from the coding sequence ATGAAGCGGGTGTTCATGGCAACCATGGGTGCAATACTGGGGGCGGGGCTGCTGGCGGCCGGACCGGCGGCGGCGGTGGACGAGCCCGCGGGCTACCGCATGGACGGCTACCGCAGCCCGACCCCGGCGGGGCTGTCCGGCGCCACCACCGTGGACACCGCCGCCGCCCGCACCCTGATCGAAGGGGGGCAGGCCATCCCCATCAACGTGATGAAGCTGGACCGCTCCACCCTGCCCGGCGGCCCGTGGATCATGGCCAAGCCGTTCCACCAGATCCCCGGCAGCGTGTGGCTGCCCGGCGTGGGCGTGGGTGATCCGGGGCCGGAAATGACCGCGTGGTTCGCCCGCCACCTGGCCCGGCTGACCGGCGGGGACACCGGCCGGGGGGTGCTGTTCTATTGCCTGGCCGATTGCTGGATGTCGTGGAACGCCGCCAAGCGGGCGCTCAGCCTGGGCTATACCCGCGTCTACTGGTACCCGCTGGGGTCCGACGGCTGGATGGAAGCGGGCCTGCCGACCGAGGAGGGACGCCCGCTGCCCTTCGACTGA
- a CDS encoding methyl-accepting chemotaxis protein → MLGLMQQSGSSFFPFGNKATQEILDYVPVAVMLCSLPDFRICYANPRSVELLGSIRHLLTIDPQAIVGTSIDVFHKAPERQRALLSNPANLPFSTQIALGDEVLDLTITAVHEGGAYTKAMLTWNVVTARVRADRETRRLLRMLDEMPTAVMVCDPADDFRITYMNQTSRRTLKAVEQHLPVPVDGIVGQSVDIFHRNPSHQRRILSDPSRLPFQADIRLGPEVLNLRVSAIHGENGAYVAAMLTWSIVTAGVRLTEYVATVADEMGSAANRMHEAARDMARSVRVADEMAFAASSAVEEIEASAGEISRQMASAASAAATAVQETESSERLVGSLSDNAQSIGTIVQTIKRIAAQTHLLALNATIEAARAGAAGKGFTVVAGEVKALATQTAAATEQIAAEVEAIQTATGSAVGAFLRVGQVIRQINEASLTVSSAMEEQAAAAKEIVRSVAGVNDATRATENAATTVLTLSSQVHDHPEKLKEGMRSFARS, encoded by the coding sequence ATGCTTGGACTGATGCAGCAGAGCGGAAGCTCCTTCTTCCCCTTTGGTAACAAAGCAACGCAGGAGATCCTGGATTATGTCCCGGTGGCCGTCATGCTGTGCAGCCTGCCGGATTTCAGGATCTGCTACGCAAATCCGCGCTCCGTCGAACTCTTGGGCTCGATCCGCCATCTTCTGACGATCGATCCGCAGGCCATCGTCGGCACCAGCATCGATGTCTTCCACAAGGCCCCCGAACGCCAGCGCGCCCTGCTGTCCAACCCCGCCAACCTGCCGTTCTCCACCCAGATCGCGCTGGGGGACGAGGTGCTCGACCTGACCATCACGGCGGTGCACGAGGGCGGGGCCTACACCAAGGCCATGCTGACGTGGAACGTGGTCACCGCCCGCGTCCGCGCCGACCGCGAGACCAGGCGCCTGCTGCGCATGCTGGACGAGATGCCGACGGCGGTGATGGTCTGCGACCCCGCCGACGACTTCCGCATCACCTACATGAACCAGACCAGCCGCCGCACGCTGAAGGCGGTGGAACAGCATCTGCCGGTGCCGGTGGACGGCATCGTGGGGCAGTCGGTGGACATCTTCCACCGCAACCCGTCACACCAGCGCCGCATCCTGTCCGACCCGTCGCGCCTGCCGTTCCAGGCCGACATCCGCCTGGGGCCGGAGGTGCTGAACCTGCGGGTGTCCGCCATCCATGGCGAGAACGGCGCCTATGTGGCGGCCATGCTCACGTGGTCCATCGTCACCGCCGGGGTGCGCCTGACGGAATACGTGGCCACCGTGGCCGACGAAATGGGCAGTGCCGCCAACCGCATGCACGAAGCCGCCCGTGACATGGCCCGGTCGGTCAGGGTTGCCGACGAGATGGCCTTCGCCGCATCGTCCGCGGTGGAGGAGATCGAGGCGTCGGCGGGCGAGATCAGCCGCCAGATGGCGTCGGCGGCGTCCGCAGCGGCCACCGCGGTGCAGGAGACCGAAAGCTCCGAACGGCTGGTCGGCTCCTTGTCCGACAACGCCCAGTCCATCGGCACGATCGTCCAGACCATCAAGCGCATCGCCGCCCAGACCCATCTGCTGGCGCTCAATGCCACCATCGAGGCGGCGCGCGCCGGGGCCGCCGGCAAGGGCTTCACCGTGGTGGCGGGCGAGGTGAAGGCGCTGGCCACCCAGACCGCCGCCGCCACCGAACAGATCGCCGCCGAGGTGGAGGCCATCCAGACGGCCACCGGCAGCGCGGTCGGCGCCTTCCTGCGCGTGGGTCAGGTGATCCGCCAGATCAACGAGGCATCCCTGACCGTTTCATCCGCCATGGAGGAACAGGCCGCCGCCGCCAAGGAGATCGTGCGCAGCGTGGCCGGCGTGAACGACGCCACCCGCGCCACGGAAAACGCGGCGACCACGGTGCTCACCCTCTCGTCGCAGGTCCACGATCATCCCGAAAAGCTGAAGGAGGGCATGCGCAGCTTTGCCC